One region of Armigeres subalbatus isolate Guangzhou_Male chromosome 3, GZ_Asu_2, whole genome shotgun sequence genomic DNA includes:
- the LOC134220070 gene encoding arrestin domain-containing protein 3-like, producing the protein MLIGSLGADSLGINVNIIMSANCEIKFDHNPHGVYLPGQTLSGTVELCLKDTLTMKGVVLQIKGRAKVKWSKTSTIGDSHYVVKYRGRQDYMNSTTYLIGSNDGSNIELPTGLHAYRFSFILPTDLVTSLEADKGHIRYTVKVMLERSWKVDYSYKKAFTVLRHVNLNEENLEVRLPSKVAKQKHFLWGPFKSAPLLMIIETPISGYAPGQTIAVRIEVDNQSNRQMKGIITRLVREVSLISQSPHTKVQPVYTVVSEVQCIGVEKRSKGSTMQYLNIPPLPPTNRTCQVMTVNYFVEVEGNISGPASNPKVQIPITLGTIPLTTNAVPNFDNAASTSTSIVVQPMTVLHENLRPPSYEEAILSCENNVQEKGETNKIGWKEYTPCYTIYHFNEEDKTHPYSNSKKYL; encoded by the exons ATGCTGATTGGCTCACTTGGAGCTGACTCTTTAGGAATCAATGTAAATATAATAATGTCCGCCAACTGCGAAATTAAATTCGATCACAATCCTCACGGAGTGTATCTACCGGGACAGACCCTATCCGGAACCGTAGAGCTTTGTTTGAAGGACACGCTGACCATGAAAG GAGTTGTTCTCCAAATCAAGGGCAGAGCAAAAGTTAAATGGTCCAAAACATCCACTATAGGAGACAGTCATTATGTAGTTAAATATCGTGGCCGACAGGACTATATGAACTCTACAACGTATTTAATCGGGTCGAACGATGGATCCAATATCGAACTGCCTACAGGGCTACACGCATATCGATTCTCATTTATTTTACCGACTGATTTGGTCACATCTCTGGAAGCAGACAAAGGCCACATTCGATACACCGTCAAAGTTATGCTCGAGCGTTCCTGGAAAGTTGATTATTCGTACAAAAAGGCTTTTACAGTTCTACGTCACGTAAATCTGAACGAAGAAAATTTGGAAGTACGTCtaccatcaaaagttgcaaaGCAGAAGCATTTTCTCTGGGGACCTTTCAAATCCGCTCCGTTGTTGATGATAATAGAGACTCCCATATCCGGGTACGCCCCAGGTCAAACCATAGCTGTTCGCATCGAAGTCGACAACCAAAGCAATAGGCAAATGAAAGGAATTATCACCAGGCTAGTTCGAGAAGTGTCCCTCATCAGTCAATCTCCGCACACCAAAGTCCAGCCGGTTTACACAGTAGTTTCAGAGGTTCAGTGCATTGGCGTTGAAAAGCGCAGCAAAGGCAGCACCATGCAATATCTCAATATTCCACCTTTGCCTCCGACTAACAGGACTTGTCAAGTTATGACCGTCAACTACTTCGTCGAGGTGGAAGGAAATATATCCGGCCCTGCTTCTAACCCCAAAGTCCAGATCCCCATAACATTGGGAACTATTCCGCTAACAACCAACGCCGTTCCGAATTTTGACAATGCAGCAAGCACATCTACCTCGATAGTGGTCCAACCAATGACGGTCTTGCATGAGAATTTAC GTCCACCCAGTTATGAGGAAGCGATTCTTTCTTGTGAAAATAATGTTCAAGAAAAAGGAGAAACCAACAAGATTGGATGGAAAGAGTATACACCATGCTACACGATTTACCATTTCAACGAGGAAGATAAAACTCACCcgtattcaaattcaaaaaaatacttgtga